From a region of the Candidatus Jettenia caeni genome:
- a CDS encoding cell shape determining protein MreB yields the protein MGIDLGTANTLVCIPGHGIVLSEPSVVAVKPGTNKVLLNGNAVGNVAKAMLEKAPSSIAVVRPLKNGVIADFDITEAMLKYFITKVHKRKWGVRPRILIAIPSGITAVEKRAVVNSAERAGAREVYLISEPKAAAIGVGLPVGEPVASMIVDIGGGTTEVAVISLGDIFTHESLRIAGDEFDESIVQYIRKTYNLEIGHRTAEQIKIHIGSAYPLEEELTLEIRGRDTIAGLPRATTITSEEIREALKEPIDKIVIAVKSTLEKTAPELASDLITNGLVLVGGGSLIRGLDRLLAEDTGLPVQVGNDPLTAVARGTGYLLENLDLYKAVLQDEDLHS from the coding sequence ATGGGAATCGATCTTGGCACGGCAAACACCCTTGTTTGCATTCCCGGACATGGAATCGTGTTATCGGAACCATCTGTTGTAGCAGTAAAACCAGGGACAAATAAAGTTCTTTTGAATGGTAATGCAGTAGGAAATGTTGCAAAAGCCATGTTGGAAAAGGCGCCGAGCAGTATTGCGGTTGTGCGTCCGCTAAAAAATGGTGTTATTGCAGATTTTGATATTACCGAAGCCATGCTCAAATACTTCATTACAAAGGTTCATAAGCGTAAATGGGGGGTTCGGCCAAGGATATTAATTGCCATTCCCTCTGGCATTACGGCTGTAGAAAAGCGGGCAGTAGTCAATTCAGCGGAGCGTGCAGGCGCCAGAGAGGTTTATCTTATTTCCGAACCGAAGGCAGCAGCGATTGGTGTGGGTCTTCCCGTTGGCGAGCCTGTAGCCAGTATGATAGTGGATATTGGGGGTGGAACTACAGAAGTGGCTGTCATTTCACTCGGAGATATATTTACGCACGAAAGTCTCAGAATTGCGGGAGATGAATTTGACGAATCGATTGTTCAATATATACGGAAAACATATAACCTGGAGATTGGGCATCGCACAGCAGAACAGATAAAGATACATATTGGTTCTGCTTATCCTCTGGAAGAGGAGCTGACTTTGGAAATACGAGGGCGCGATACTATTGCAGGTTTGCCAAGGGCAACAACCATCACCTCAGAAGAAATCCGCGAAGCGTTAAAAGAGCCTATTGATAAGATTGTAATCGCCGTAAAATCAACCTTGGAAAAAACCGCACCTGAATTGGCATCAGATCTCATAACAAATGGGTTGGTGCTGGTAGGCGGAGGCTCTTTGATCAGGGGATTGGATAGACTATTAGCTGAAGATACCGGACTGCCTGTTCAGGTAGGCAATGATCCTTTAACAGCCGTTGCACGAGGAACGGGATATCTCCTCGAAAATCTGGATTTATATAAAGCTGTTTTACAGGATGAGGATCTCCACTCCTAA
- a CDS encoding ABC transporter ATP-binding component, which produces MPKVIIEFKDVYKSFNGILVHNGINLSIVEGEIMSLLGGSGSGKSVLLKELIGLVIPDRGDIIVLGNTVTQMNEESLIELREHVGMLFQGAALFDSLTVFENIAYPLREHLKLTEKEIRERVAEKLYLVGLGGIENKMPNELSGGMRKRVGLARAIATDPNIILYDEPTTGLDPITAQRINELIIDLQKKLGITSVVVTHDLHCVKTVSNRIAMLYEGKIVAVGTWNELITSDIQVVRDFISGNICE; this is translated from the coding sequence ATGCCAAAAGTAATTATTGAATTTAAAGATGTGTATAAATCATTTAATGGAATTTTAGTCCACAACGGCATTAACCTGTCTATAGTAGAAGGTGAAATTATGTCCCTTCTTGGAGGTAGTGGATCAGGGAAAAGTGTGCTTCTGAAGGAGCTTATTGGCCTTGTAATACCCGATAGAGGGGATATTATCGTGTTGGGTAATACGGTAACTCAAATGAATGAAGAGTCACTGATTGAGCTACGGGAGCACGTGGGGATGCTGTTTCAGGGAGCTGCGCTTTTTGATTCGCTTACGGTATTTGAAAATATTGCCTATCCGCTCCGGGAACATCTAAAATTGACGGAGAAGGAGATTCGTGAACGGGTAGCCGAAAAATTGTATCTTGTAGGATTAGGCGGTATTGAAAACAAGATGCCAAATGAATTAAGCGGTGGTATGAGGAAGCGCGTTGGACTGGCCAGGGCAATTGCAACGGATCCCAATATTATTCTGTATGATGAACCCACAACGGGATTAGATCCCATAACTGCTCAACGGATTAATGAACTGATTATTGATTTACAAAAGAAGTTAGGGATAACCTCCGTTGTAGTAACCCACGACCTGCACTGTGTTAAAACCGTTTCTAACCGGATTGCAATGCTTTACGAGGGGAAGATTGTTGCTGTTGGTACCTGGAATGAGCTTATAACATCAGATATTCAGGTAGTAAGAGATTTTATCAGTGGTAATATTTGTGAGTAA
- a CDS encoding apolipoprotein N-acyltransferase has translation MHTTNFLKVFILSFLTIILLCLSFPPADLGYLAWIAFVPWFILIRTEEKYVYLSALFTGAAFFFIQLSWLRHVTIIAWVLLSLYCSAYFVLFTLCTRFIIVKLRLPLVIVAPCLWAALEFIRSFFLSGFPWFFIGHTQYTYLPLIQISDIAGVYGVSFIIITVNACIADFIIYRFIKRNEIIPFPDRKFLFFGLIGIFPFVLLAATVFYGLYWLKNYKPQEGPVVCMVQGNIPQDLKFEPTEEDQIDILKKYSGLSMSMKGKVIDLLVWPETMAPGLLNIDPKLTGRKIDMLSQITAMQLAQDLNTNLLLGAIALILDGKEQRYFNSAYYYSKEGKFIDRYDKIHLVPFGEFTPLKEYFPFLAGMVPYEIGLTHGQRRVLFRLDTGKNGCFTFGSSICYEDTVPSLIRKFKMDGADFMLNITNDGWFRNSAELDQHLAIMVFRAVENRICMARAANTGISSFVAPDGTIYAKLTDQKGRYREISGTLTDSIKLIEKQNTIYTNCGDWFSILCTTASGIMLLLSPFKKTLSP, from the coding sequence TTGCATACAACAAATTTTTTAAAAGTCTTTATCCTTTCCTTTCTTACTATCATTCTCTTATGTCTCTCCTTTCCACCGGCAGATTTGGGTTATTTAGCATGGATTGCCTTTGTGCCATGGTTCATTCTTATCCGAACTGAGGAAAAATACGTTTATCTTAGCGCCTTGTTTACCGGCGCAGCATTCTTCTTTATTCAGCTTTCATGGTTACGCCATGTCACCATTATTGCCTGGGTCTTACTCAGTTTATACTGTTCTGCATATTTTGTCCTTTTTACACTCTGTACCCGGTTCATTATCGTTAAGCTGAGATTGCCGCTTGTTATTGTCGCACCCTGCTTATGGGCTGCATTGGAATTTATACGATCATTTTTTCTCTCGGGGTTTCCGTGGTTCTTTATCGGGCATACCCAATATACCTATCTACCGCTCATACAAATCTCTGATATTGCGGGTGTCTATGGAGTTTCTTTTATCATCATTACGGTGAATGCATGTATTGCGGATTTTATAATCTATCGCTTTATTAAGCGCAATGAAATAATCCCTTTTCCAGACCGGAAATTTCTCTTTTTTGGTCTGATCGGTATCTTCCCTTTCGTATTGTTAGCAGCCACCGTATTTTATGGTCTTTATTGGCTTAAGAATTATAAACCACAGGAGGGCCCTGTCGTATGTATGGTGCAAGGAAATATACCTCAGGATTTAAAATTTGAACCCACGGAGGAAGATCAGATTGATATTTTAAAAAAGTATTCCGGTTTATCAATGAGCATGAAAGGCAAGGTGATCGATCTCCTGGTATGGCCAGAGACTATGGCGCCGGGCTTACTCAATATTGACCCCAAACTCACAGGAAGAAAGATTGACATGTTATCACAGATTACTGCTATGCAACTAGCGCAGGATTTAAATACCAATTTACTTTTAGGAGCCATTGCATTAATCCTTGATGGAAAAGAGCAACGGTATTTTAACAGCGCCTATTACTATAGTAAGGAAGGAAAATTCATAGATCGCTATGATAAGATCCATCTTGTACCGTTTGGAGAATTTACTCCATTGAAAGAGTATTTCCCGTTCCTTGCCGGCATGGTACCTTACGAGATTGGGTTAACCCATGGCCAAAGGAGGGTATTATTTCGTTTAGATACAGGAAAGAACGGGTGTTTTACCTTTGGTTCATCTATCTGCTATGAGGATACGGTGCCCTCTTTAATACGCAAGTTCAAAATGGATGGCGCCGATTTTATGCTGAACATAACAAATGACGGTTGGTTTCGAAACAGTGCAGAACTTGATCAACATCTCGCCATTATGGTATTTCGGGCAGTCGAAAACCGTATTTGCATGGCACGCGCAGCTAATACCGGAATATCTTCTTTTGTAGCGCCTGACGGTACTATTTATGCGAAATTAACAGATCAAAAAGGAAGGTATAGAGAAATAAGTGGCACACTTACAGATTCTATAAAATTAATAGAAAAACAGAATACTATCTATACGAATTGTGGTGATTGGTTTTCAATCCTTTGTACAACAGCATCAGGCATCATGCTTTTACTCTCTCCTTTCAAAAAGACACTTTCCCCTTGA
- a CDS encoding ABC transporter permease component: MNILLSIDVAVKKFILSVGQVTLLTIKGFTGIFLPPFNLKLVLREIDNFGAGSLLLVDLIALFTGMVMALQTIYGLSMYGAEIYVGGVVSLSLVRELGPVMASIMVGARVGSGIAAEIGSMQVTEQIDAMRALGASPVKKLVTPKIIAAMVTLPLLTVTANIVGIFGGMIIALFELDIDYTFYINSVLNTITVSDLLSGVGKTVFFGIIIAVVGCYFGLKTTGGTTGVGRSTTITVVTISILILISDFFLTKLFLILF; encoded by the coding sequence ATGAATATCCTCTTGTCTATCGATGTTGCTGTTAAGAAATTTATCCTTTCTGTAGGGCAGGTAACTTTACTGACGATTAAGGGATTTACCGGTATCTTTTTACCCCCATTTAACCTGAAGCTCGTGCTCCGGGAGATTGATAATTTTGGAGCCGGTTCGCTCTTGTTGGTTGATCTTATTGCGCTGTTTACAGGGATGGTGATGGCCCTTCAAACAATCTACGGGTTGAGTATGTACGGCGCAGAGATTTATGTTGGCGGTGTAGTTTCTCTTTCCCTTGTCAGAGAGTTGGGGCCTGTTATGGCATCTATTATGGTTGGCGCAAGAGTGGGGTCTGGTATTGCGGCAGAGATCGGCTCCATGCAGGTAACGGAGCAGATCGATGCTATGCGGGCATTAGGGGCAAGTCCTGTTAAAAAACTGGTGACTCCAAAGATAATCGCAGCTATGGTTACCCTTCCTCTCCTCACGGTTACTGCTAATATTGTTGGTATTTTTGGCGGTATGATTATTGCCTTGTTCGAGCTTGATATAGACTATACTTTCTATATCAATTCCGTCTTAAATACCATTACAGTTTCAGATTTATTAAGCGGTGTTGGGAAGACAGTATTTTTTGGAATAATTATCGCTGTAGTTGGTTGTTATTTTGGATTAAAAACTACAGGAGGTACCACGGGTGTGGGACGTTCTACAACAATTACTGTTGTCACTATATCAATCTTGATCTTGATTTCAGACTTTTTTCTGACAAAATTATTTCTGATTCTTTTTTAA
- a CDS encoding cell shape determining protein MreC → MRISTPNFHNLIKNPLVIIIPLLAISLLLLFLPLKLSNQIKATCVTPIRPLQWATCFCSNSASNFFDKIISPWRDAQAKKQLEEQISQLTNKIIEQQDTIYKLQNKLSMLSKFQIEDKNVKTSVIPADIIGYDTSNFRKSITINAGSKQGVKVNHIVVSNNTLIGRIITVGSGSSMVQLITDPASRIPGRILQTREQVIVEGNATAFCQLKYIPRWAKLKEGDDIVSSDIGGLYPPSLPIGTVMQNEIKGGALFRSVKVLPMVNISKIESVLVLTN, encoded by the coding sequence ATGAGGATCTCCACTCCTAATTTTCATAATCTTATAAAAAATCCCCTTGTAATCATAATTCCCCTTCTGGCAATATCCTTATTACTATTATTTTTACCATTAAAGCTTTCAAATCAGATAAAAGCAACTTGCGTTACACCGATAAGGCCTCTCCAATGGGCAACCTGTTTCTGCAGTAATTCAGCCAGCAACTTTTTTGATAAAATCATTTCTCCATGGCGGGATGCGCAGGCAAAAAAACAATTGGAAGAACAAATTTCCCAACTAACAAATAAGATCATAGAACAACAGGATACTATCTATAAACTCCAGAATAAATTAAGCATGCTCTCAAAGTTCCAAATTGAGGATAAAAATGTTAAAACAAGCGTGATACCAGCGGATATTATCGGATATGATACATCAAACTTTAGAAAAAGCATAACGATCAATGCAGGTTCAAAACAGGGAGTAAAAGTTAATCATATTGTGGTATCAAATAATACCCTGATTGGAAGGATCATTACGGTCGGGAGTGGAAGCAGTATGGTTCAATTAATTACCGATCCGGCCTCCCGCATACCGGGAAGAATTCTCCAAACACGGGAGCAAGTGATTGTGGAGGGAAATGCTACCGCTTTTTGCCAATTAAAATATATACCACGATGGGCGAAATTAAAAGAAGGAGACGATATCGTCTCTTCTGATATAGGCGGGCTTTATCCGCCCTCTTTGCCTATTGGCACTGTTATGCAAAATGAAATAAAAGGTGGCGCACTCTTCCGGTCGGTAAAAGTATTGCCAATGGTAAATATTTCAAAAATTGAGAGTGTATTAGTCCTTACAAATTAG
- a CDS encoding molybdopterin biosynthesis protein, whose product MISVDTAIKIVTDKTEPLQSRAVPFENTMGLCLAQDVQSDIDMPPFDRSAMDGYAIIAEDTAHAPVELTVIESIAAGYMPTKKVSHGQASKIMTGAAVPEGANAVVKFEETEDIQTDNRVKILRSIDKGSNISKKGEDIQIGQTVLYKGMVIRPQEIGILASVGKSYVEVFPTPTIGIISTGSELVDVESKPSVAQIRNSNGYSLAAQARRLKADVEILGIVKDTKEEISGMLQKGLKKDILILSGGVSMGEYDLVGEVMKDLHTQIYFEKVALRPGKPVIFGRKDKTLIFALPGNPVASFVTFELFIYTAIRKMMGFSNPQRITIQATLETDIFVKRKRREYRPALFCARDNTWKVSPVEWHGSADLLATTRANCLLIVREDAQKLAAGQLVDVILLD is encoded by the coding sequence ATGATCTCAGTCGATACAGCCATAAAGATCGTTACCGATAAAACAGAACCGTTGCAGTCGAGGGCAGTGCCCTTTGAGAATACTATGGGGCTTTGTCTTGCCCAGGATGTGCAATCAGACATTGATATGCCGCCTTTTGACCGCTCAGCAATGGACGGCTATGCCATTATTGCAGAAGATACCGCTCACGCACCTGTTGAATTAACAGTTATTGAGAGCATCGCCGCGGGGTACATGCCCACAAAAAAGGTATCGCACGGACAGGCGTCCAAGATTATGACAGGAGCCGCCGTACCGGAAGGGGCTAATGCTGTGGTTAAGTTTGAGGAAACAGAGGACATTCAGACAGATAATCGCGTAAAGATTCTCAGATCTATTGATAAAGGGAGTAACATTTCAAAAAAGGGTGAAGATATTCAGATAGGGCAGACAGTACTATACAAAGGCATGGTTATCAGACCCCAGGAAATTGGTATCCTCGCTTCTGTAGGAAAATCATACGTTGAAGTGTTTCCCACGCCGACGATAGGTATTATTTCTACCGGCAGTGAACTCGTGGACGTTGAATCGAAGCCCTCTGTTGCACAGATCAGAAACAGCAACGGTTATTCCCTTGCTGCACAAGCCAGGCGTTTAAAGGCAGATGTCGAGATACTTGGTATTGTTAAAGATACGAAAGAGGAAATCTCCGGCATGCTACAAAAAGGCCTAAAGAAAGATATTTTAATCCTTTCCGGAGGTGTCTCTATGGGAGAGTATGACCTGGTGGGAGAGGTAATGAAGGATTTACATACTCAAATCTATTTTGAGAAGGTAGCGTTGAGGCCTGGAAAACCTGTTATTTTTGGCAGAAAGGATAAGACGCTAATCTTTGCGTTACCGGGAAATCCGGTTGCTTCTTTCGTCACCTTTGAATTGTTTATTTATACTGCTATCCGGAAAATGATGGGATTCTCAAATCCACAGAGAATAACGATACAGGCAACGTTGGAGACAGATATCTTCGTTAAAAGGAAACGGCGCGAATACCGGCCTGCGCTCTTCTGCGCGCGAGATAATACATGGAAGGTTTCACCGGTAGAATGGCATGGCTCGGCCGACCTGTTAGCCACTACCAGGGCCAATTGCCTCCTTATCGTCCGTGAGGATGCGCAAAAACTCGCTGCCGGGCAATTGGTTGATGTTATTCTTCTTGATTAA